GGATCAAATCTTCAATGCCAGCTCGATTATACGCATCACCATTTGCATAGATATATCATCACTTGagcaaatttaaatttttctcaGAAATCTGACTAAGAGGAaggcaaaataaaaagagaaatagtaGTAAATCAGTAAACATAAAAGACTAGCAAAGCTGatcaaaaccaagaaaagaaaattctttcTACCCATTGTCTCAAGGTCCAAAATTCAGGGCAATCAAGTACACTGTATTATCTATATCAGGAAGGAAAAACAAACGCACAAAAACATCGATTTTCAACCCCTAGCAAATTTGCTTATACTAAGATAGATCAGTCGAACTGACCTACTTCTTAGCAGGTTTCTTCTTCAAACTCATAGCCTGCTGCTGTTGCGGCTTGGGATGCTTCTCGGCCACGCTGGGGTCCAACCACTTGAGCGGGTGGCGATTGAAGAAAGGCCAATTGGGGACTGTCACCAATGTGGTGAGAAACACACCGCCAGCGTATATTAGCATCATCATCTGGAAAGATCCCAATGCATAGCCAGTCCCGAAAGAAACAGCAGCGAATGCCAATAGCAAAATCTGCATCAGCTGCTCCGCTAGCTTTTGCCCTTGCCAATCCATCTaaaacacaatccacaaccAAGTTCGATTTTTCAATCAGAATTTATCAAATTTATGGAAACTTAACCCTAGATCATCAATCCAATCGATGAAACAcctaaaactaaataaaaattttttcaACTAACCCACCATCAAAATTGCACAGATCAGAGTCTCGAGAGTAGGGTTGTGGAGTTTGAGACACGGTGAGTGCAACGAAAACTTTGAATCAGCGAGGCGCAGTAGGGCCAACTGGACGACGTCGATCAGGAGGCTAGGATTTGGGGCGGCGATGAGGCTCACCTTGGCGACGCCGGTAGCAAGGATGCTAAGGTTAgggatttgagagagagatcataTCAGAGAAACGGGAGAGTGAGAGATTTCAGAAAAGAGATACAATACTCGTCAGAATTTTCTCAAACAAAAGCCACGTGTAACCTacgtttttttcttcttttaaaaatggATTTGACTAACGTGTGTCATAAGGGTacacattaattttcatttttagaaaaaaaattttcaaaaattgaaaaattaatgacaattttttcaattctcaagaaaatattttcaaaaatagaaaatttaatatatgtCTTAAGGACACATTAACTGGACcctttaaaaattttggttcgGACGGGTCAGTTTAGAAGTCAAGGGACCCGAAACCGACCTGtaaaaccaaattttaaacttaattcACCCGCATCTGACACATATAGACAATCGAATCCCATTGGCCTTTGGGTCGGACCAGGTGCGTTAATGGCATGATGCGTGGCCAATGGTGGCAACTTGAGATTTGAAAGATAGTAGCAAGATCAACTTGAATGTGATCTTGATTTAGTGATGTGGCAGCATCGTAAAGGTGATGTGGATGTTGGGTTTCTTGGTTGACAACTTTAGAGTTGATTGGGTGTGAtttcttaattgatttttattttatttttttaaacatgttCTTAATTGATGGTTGGGGGTTTCAATGTGATTGGTAAAAGTTAAGTGAGTAAAGGTGCTATAATTTAGGTTGAGTCTAGTATTTCAATGCATTGAATCCAATACAATAGGAACAAATGATCAATTTTGAACACTTGTTTTATTCAGTGCTTTAGAGCACTCAACAAAAGTAAACAGAATTAGTTGGTTTTGGTCATTGTATATGATTTAAGGGTTTGGTTGGTTTTGGTTAATGTATATGATTTAGGAGTTTGGGTCATTCTTGACTAGGTATGAGTTCGATCTCATATAGGGGTTCATGAGTTCGATTTGGGCAATGAGCCTCGATTTGGTTTTGGGTGTAGATTTGGTTTTGGGGGTGTAGTTTTGGTTGGGGGTTCACTTTAGGCACATGAGTTTGACTAGGCGATTTGtaatataaaactataaaaggTAAATCCGTTTTTGTTACGAATTATTCTCCCTAGGTTggaataataattttatgaatgtgttattcttttttatttatttagaattcTTGTAGTAATTTTATCCATAAAGATGGTACCCTCTATACTCAACTACAATTCTAATCCCACATCGCGAACATCTAAGAAAGTTTGCTTCTTTATAATAATCCTATTGCATAAGAAAGAATGTGTTCGTAGAAAGGAGAGATGGTTGGCATCTCCCCAGACAGGGACGGGAACGGCTTTCGAGCTTTCTTGTTACCTACACATCCGGTTAAGGCTTCCCATCCTTCGGGGTGGATCTataacccaaattttttttttatcttttcttttgggtcataattttttttatcttttttgggTCATAAATTTAGGGTGCCTTCAATTCGGATAAGGTGAAAAATATCCTCAAATCTATGTTAAActaaaagagagaatttttttttcttaaaccctctctctctctctctctccctctctctctctctctcacatggcTACTTCTCTGTCTTCAGTTCTGGATGTCCATTTTACAGTCCATCTCTCAGTCTCAGACACAAAGAAACCCAATATTATCTTCAACTCTCCATTCAGACAATACACAACAAGCAAAAGAGGATTTACCATTTTGTGTAACTCTTCCAAGTCTTCCCCAAAACCCTCTCCAGAaccaacccagaaaaacccaaatttatCTGACCAACTCAGGCCTCTATCAACAACCACTCTCCCTAAACCCACCACTCACCAAAACCAGCTTTTGTCCAAGCCTAAGTCCACTTGGGTCAACCCCACCAAGCCCAAACGCTTTGTGCTCTCCCTTCAGAGGCACAAACGCTCTTCTTACTCATACAACCCTCAGGTAAGAGAGCTCAAGCTCTTTGCCCACAGGCTCAATGACTGTGACAACTCTGAAGCTGCTTTCTTGTCTGTTCTTCAAGAAATTCCACATCCACCCACTAGAGAAAATGCACTTTTGATACTCAACAGCTTGAGGCCATGGCAGAAAGCTCGCCTGTTCTTGAAATGGATCAAGACCCAGAATTTGTTTCCCTTGGAAACTATATTCTACAATGTCACAATGAAGTCTTTGAAGTATGGGAGGCAGTTTGAGCTCATAGAGGAGCTTGCACGTGAGATGATAAACAATCAGATTGAGCTTGATAATATCACATACTGCACCCTTATTACTTGTGCCAAAAAGTGTAACCATTTTGATAAAGCTGTGGAGTGGTTTGAGAGGATGTATAAAACAAGTTTGATGCCTGATGAGGTGACGTACTCTGCTATTCTAGATGTGTATGCCAGATTGGGCAAGGTTGAGGAAGTGTTGAATCTGTATGAGAGAGCAAGGGGTAGTGGGTGGAAACCTGACCCCATTGCATTCTCTGTGTTGGGGAGGATGTTTGGTGAAGCTGGGGACTATGATGGTATTAGGTATGTCTTGCAAGAGATGAAGTCTCTTGATGTGCAGCCTAATTTGGTTGTGTACAATACATTGTTAGAGGCAATGGGTAAGGCTGGAAAGCCTGGTTTAGCTAGGAGTTTATTCCAGGAAATGGTGGAATCAGGGTTAAACCCAAATGAGAAAACGTTAACTGTACTTGTTAAGATTTATGGCAAGGCTAGGTGGTCTAGAGATGCTTTGGAATTGTGGAAACAAATGAGTTCGAAAGGT
The sequence above is drawn from the Quercus lobata isolate SW786 chromosome 12, ValleyOak3.0 Primary Assembly, whole genome shotgun sequence genome and encodes:
- the LOC115971161 gene encoding probable signal peptidase complex subunit 1; the protein is MMDWQGQKLAEQLMQILLLAFAAVSFGTGYALGSFQMMMLIYAGGVFLTTLVTVPNWPFFNRHPLKWLDPSVAEKHPKPQQQQAMSLKKKPAKK
- the LOC115971158 gene encoding pentatricopeptide repeat-containing protein At5g46580, chloroplastic, translating into MATSLSSVLDVHFTVHLSVSDTKKPNIIFNSPFRQYTTSKRGFTILCNSSKSSPKPSPEPTQKNPNLSDQLRPLSTTTLPKPTTHQNQLLSKPKSTWVNPTKPKRFVLSLQRHKRSSYSYNPQVRELKLFAHRLNDCDNSEAAFLSVLQEIPHPPTRENALLILNSLRPWQKARLFLKWIKTQNLFPLETIFYNVTMKSLKYGRQFELIEELAREMINNQIELDNITYCTLITCAKKCNHFDKAVEWFERMYKTSLMPDEVTYSAILDVYARLGKVEEVLNLYERARGSGWKPDPIAFSVLGRMFGEAGDYDGIRYVLQEMKSLDVQPNLVVYNTLLEAMGKAGKPGLARSLFQEMVESGLNPNEKTLTVLVKIYGKARWSRDALELWKQMSSKGWPMDLILYNTLLNMCADLALEEEAERLFEDMKGSERCRPDSWSYTAMLNIYGSGGNVDKAVELFEEMSESGVKLNVMGCTCLIQCLGKAKRIEDLVRVFGVSIKRGVKPDDRLCGCLLSVVSLCEESEDVDKVLACLQQANPKLFAFVKLATEEKTSFETVKEEFRGILSETAVEARRPFCNCLIDICRNRKLHERAHELLYLGTLYGLYPGLHNKTVHEWCLDVRSLSVGAAHTALEEWMGTLSKIVQHKEELPEIFSAQTGSGTHKFSQGLANSFASHVKKLAAPFRQSEQKVGCFVATREDVVSWVQSRLASSAATA